One Thermodesulfobacteriota bacterium DNA window includes the following coding sequences:
- a CDS encoding c(7)-type cytochrome triheme domain-containing protein, producing the protein MSFFLFRIGLFAAVSIAVCGCTNVTTRDLSAPQPNPGLDTIPYYRKGFSEFSSQGAVREHREVKKGKAEVQAEFAAAVKERFAGFEFTPELPDPWTPPEPMDPAAVPAAIRGFPTDKYGYPDWSVAAREGLIQPSDTILEAVREKGTDADKEKDIQKDILFKINDRLMADVLFPHQAHTYWLSCKNCHPAIFKDKEKANTFTMYDIWNGEYCGRCHGKVAFQPKGFENCRRCHSVPKKEFYAPDTR; encoded by the coding sequence GTGAGTTTTTTCCTCTTCCGCATCGGTCTCTTTGCGGCCGTATCCATCGCTGTCTGCGGCTGCACGAACGTAACGACAAGGGACTTGAGCGCCCCCCAACCCAACCCCGGCCTCGACACCATCCCGTATTACAGGAAGGGCTTCTCGGAGTTCTCCAGCCAGGGTGCCGTCAGGGAGCACAGGGAGGTGAAGAAGGGGAAGGCGGAGGTGCAGGCCGAGTTTGCCGCGGCCGTAAAAGAGAGGTTCGCGGGGTTTGAGTTCACCCCCGAGCTGCCGGACCCGTGGACCCCGCCAGAACCCATGGACCCGGCAGCCGTTCCGGCCGCTATCAGGGGGTTTCCCACGGACAAGTACGGCTACCCCGACTGGAGTGTCGCCGCCAGGGAGGGCTTGATACAGCCCAGCGATACCATACTGGAGGCGGTCAGGGAAAAAGGCACGGACGCGGACAAGGAGAAGGATATCCAGAAGGACATCCTCTTCAAGATAAACGACAGGCTGATGGCCGACGTGCTTTTCCCCCACCAGGCGCACACCTACTGGCTCTCCTGCAAGAACTGCCACCCCGCCATATTCAAGGATAAAGAGAAGGCCAACACGTTCACCATGTACGATATCTGGAACGGCGAGTACTGCGGCAGGTGCCACGGCAAGGTGGCATTCCAGCCCAAGGGGTTCGAGAACTGCCGGCGGTGCCACAGCGTGCCCAAGAAGGAGTTCTATGCGCCCGATACAAGGTAG